Proteins encoded together in one Ictidomys tridecemlineatus isolate mIctTri1 chromosome 3, mIctTri1.hap1, whole genome shotgun sequence window:
- the Mrm1 gene encoding rRNA methyltransferase 1, mitochondrial isoform X5 produces MGLLSTLTVATGYCSGRLVARHFSRGVRPGGEELSRLRLDDLAPTPRLELLFGLSPCLLALRAARRRVARLLLQAGRAGLQGERAELLREAEARDIPVLRPRRQKLDALCRHQVHQGVCMEAKARQGWLVAGTVGCPGPEVSQSSQTPIMNCLEFLWDQPTLLVLGNEGSGLSQEVQASCRLLLTILPGRQLPPGLESLNVSVAAVQEFFFTPFAARGKVSVQWKRQRSPSKTHKDHQLCPKDCESLSTQNRLPNQKKRGKWGLRGLSTKCT; encoded by the exons ATGGGGCTGCTCTCGACCCTCACGGTCGCTACCGGTTACTGCTCTGGACGTCTGGTGGCCCGTCATTTCTCCCGTGGGGTGCGGCCTGGCGGGGAGGAGCTAAGCCGCCTGAGGCTGGATGACTTGGCGCCGACCCCGCGGCTAGAGCTGCTGTTTGGCTTGTCCCCGTGTCTCCTGGCTCTGCGAGCCGCCCGCCGCCGAGTGGCCCGGCTCCTGCTCCAAGCCGGCAGGGCTGGACTACAGGGAGAGCGGGCCGAGCTGCTCCGGGAAGCGGAGGCGCGGGACATCCCAGTTCTGCGGCCCAGGCGGCAGAAACTGGACGCCCTGTGCCGCCACCAGGTGCATCAGGGCGTCTGCATGGAG GCCAAAGCCCGGCAAGGCTGGCTTGTGGCAGGCACCGTGGGCTGCCCGGGGCCTGAGGTTTCCCAGTCCTCCCAAACCCCCATCATGAATTGCTTAGAGTTCCTCTGGGACCAGCCTACTCTCCTCGTGCTGG GGAACGAGGGTTCTGGTCTGTCCCAGGAAGTGCAGGCCTCCTGTCGGCTCCTCCTTACCATTCTGCCAGGGCGCCAGCTGCCTCCTGGACTCGAGTCCTTGAATGTGTCCGTGGCTGCAG TGCAGGAATTCTTCTTCACTCCATTTGCAGCCAGAGGAAAGGTTTCCGTGCAGTGGAAAAGACAGAGAAGCCCCTCCAAGACCCACAAGGACCACCAGCTATGTCCAAAGGACTGTGAGTCACTCAGCACCCAGAATCGTCTTCCGAATCAGAAAAAGAGAGGCAAATGGGGGCTTAGGGGGCTGTCCACGAAGTGCACGTGA
- the Mrm1 gene encoding rRNA methyltransferase 1, mitochondrial isoform X1: MGLLSTLTVATGYCSGRLVARHFSRGVRPGGEELSRLRLDDLAPTPRLELLFGLSPCLLALRAARRRVARLLLQAGRAGLQGERAELLREAEARDIPVLRPRRQKLDALCRHQVHQGVCMEVSPLRPRPCREAEEVSPGDDHQQLCLVLEGLQDPRNLGAVLRSAHFLGVDKVIISQRNRHGHSLFPMYPTWSCPLTPVVSKASAGAMEVMDVFSTDDLAGFLQAKARQGWLVAGTVGCPGPEVSQSSQTPIMNCLEFLWDQPTLLVLGNEGSGLSQEVQASCRLLLTILPGRQLPPGLESLNVSVAAVQEFFFTPFAARGKVSVQWKRQRSPSKTHKDHQLCPKDCESLSTQNRLPNQKKRGKWGLRGLSTKCT; encoded by the exons ATGGGGCTGCTCTCGACCCTCACGGTCGCTACCGGTTACTGCTCTGGACGTCTGGTGGCCCGTCATTTCTCCCGTGGGGTGCGGCCTGGCGGGGAGGAGCTAAGCCGCCTGAGGCTGGATGACTTGGCGCCGACCCCGCGGCTAGAGCTGCTGTTTGGCTTGTCCCCGTGTCTCCTGGCTCTGCGAGCCGCCCGCCGCCGAGTGGCCCGGCTCCTGCTCCAAGCCGGCAGGGCTGGACTACAGGGAGAGCGGGCCGAGCTGCTCCGGGAAGCGGAGGCGCGGGACATCCCAGTTCTGCGGCCCAGGCGGCAGAAACTGGACGCCCTGTGCCGCCACCAGGTGCATCAGGGCGTCTGCATGGAGGTGAGCCCGCTGCGGCCCCGGCCTTGCAGAGAAGCCGAGGAAGTAAGCCCAGGCGACGACCACCAGCAACTGTGCCTCGTCCTTGAGGGGCTCCAGGATCCCCGGAATCTTGGTGCTGTCCTGCGCTCCGCTCACTTCCTCGGAGTGGACAAAGTCATTATTAGCCAGAGAAACAGGCACGGGCACTCCTTATTCCCCATGTACCCAACTTGGAG CTGCCCGCTCACTCCAGTAGTCAGCAAGGCCAGTGCGGGGGCTATGGAGGTGATGGATGTGTTCTCTACTGACGACCTGGCAGGTTTTTTACAG GCCAAAGCCCGGCAAGGCTGGCTTGTGGCAGGCACCGTGGGCTGCCCGGGGCCTGAGGTTTCCCAGTCCTCCCAAACCCCCATCATGAATTGCTTAGAGTTCCTCTGGGACCAGCCTACTCTCCTCGTGCTGG GGAACGAGGGTTCTGGTCTGTCCCAGGAAGTGCAGGCCTCCTGTCGGCTCCTCCTTACCATTCTGCCAGGGCGCCAGCTGCCTCCTGGACTCGAGTCCTTGAATGTGTCCGTGGCTGCAG TGCAGGAATTCTTCTTCACTCCATTTGCAGCCAGAGGAAAGGTTTCCGTGCAGTGGAAAAGACAGAGAAGCCCCTCCAAGACCCACAAGGACCACCAGCTATGTCCAAAGGACTGTGAGTCACTCAGCACCCAGAATCGTCTTCCGAATCAGAAAAAGAGAGGCAAATGGGGGCTTAGGGGGCTGTCCACGAAGTGCACGTGA
- the Mrm1 gene encoding rRNA methyltransferase 1, mitochondrial isoform X3, which yields MGLLSTLTVATGYCSGRLVARHFSRGVRPGGEELSRLRLDDLAPTPRLELLFGLSPCLLALRAARRRVARLLLQAGRAGLQGERAELLREAEARDIPVLRPRRQKLDALCRHQVHQGVCMEVSPLRPRPCREAEEVSPGDDHQQLCLVLEGLQDPRNLGAVLRSAHFLGVDKVIISQRNRHGHSLFPMYPTWSCPLTPVVSKASAGAMEVMDVFSTDDLAGFLQAKARQGWLVAGTVGCPGPEVSQSSQTPIMNCLEFLWDQPTLLVLGNEGSGLSQEVQASCRLLLTILPGRQLPPGLESLNVSVAAGILLHSICSQRKGFRAVEKTEKPLQDPQGPPAMSKGL from the exons ATGGGGCTGCTCTCGACCCTCACGGTCGCTACCGGTTACTGCTCTGGACGTCTGGTGGCCCGTCATTTCTCCCGTGGGGTGCGGCCTGGCGGGGAGGAGCTAAGCCGCCTGAGGCTGGATGACTTGGCGCCGACCCCGCGGCTAGAGCTGCTGTTTGGCTTGTCCCCGTGTCTCCTGGCTCTGCGAGCCGCCCGCCGCCGAGTGGCCCGGCTCCTGCTCCAAGCCGGCAGGGCTGGACTACAGGGAGAGCGGGCCGAGCTGCTCCGGGAAGCGGAGGCGCGGGACATCCCAGTTCTGCGGCCCAGGCGGCAGAAACTGGACGCCCTGTGCCGCCACCAGGTGCATCAGGGCGTCTGCATGGAGGTGAGCCCGCTGCGGCCCCGGCCTTGCAGAGAAGCCGAGGAAGTAAGCCCAGGCGACGACCACCAGCAACTGTGCCTCGTCCTTGAGGGGCTCCAGGATCCCCGGAATCTTGGTGCTGTCCTGCGCTCCGCTCACTTCCTCGGAGTGGACAAAGTCATTATTAGCCAGAGAAACAGGCACGGGCACTCCTTATTCCCCATGTACCCAACTTGGAG CTGCCCGCTCACTCCAGTAGTCAGCAAGGCCAGTGCGGGGGCTATGGAGGTGATGGATGTGTTCTCTACTGACGACCTGGCAGGTTTTTTACAG GCCAAAGCCCGGCAAGGCTGGCTTGTGGCAGGCACCGTGGGCTGCCCGGGGCCTGAGGTTTCCCAGTCCTCCCAAACCCCCATCATGAATTGCTTAGAGTTCCTCTGGGACCAGCCTACTCTCCTCGTGCTGG GGAACGAGGGTTCTGGTCTGTCCCAGGAAGTGCAGGCCTCCTGTCGGCTCCTCCTTACCATTCTGCCAGGGCGCCAGCTGCCTCCTGGACTCGAGTCCTTGAATGTGTCCGTGGCTGCAG GAATTCTTCTTCACTCCATTTGCAGCCAGAGGAAAGGTTTCCGTGCAGTGGAAAAGACAGAGAAGCCCCTCCAAGACCCACAAGGACCACCAGCTATGTCCAAAGGACTGTGA
- the Mrm1 gene encoding rRNA methyltransferase 1, mitochondrial isoform X2: MGLLSTLTVATGYCSGRLVARHFSRGVRPGGEELSRLRLDDLAPTPRLELLFGLSPCLLALRAARRRVARLLLQAGRAGLQGERAELLREAEARDIPVLRPRRQKLDALCRHQVHQGVCMEVSPLRPRPCREAEEVSPGDDHQQLCLVLEGLQDPRNLGAVLRSAHFLGVDKVIISQRNSCPLTPVVSKASAGAMEVMDVFSTDDLAGFLQAKARQGWLVAGTVGCPGPEVSQSSQTPIMNCLEFLWDQPTLLVLGNEGSGLSQEVQASCRLLLTILPGRQLPPGLESLNVSVAAVQEFFFTPFAARGKVSVQWKRQRSPSKTHKDHQLCPKDCESLSTQNRLPNQKKRGKWGLRGLSTKCT; this comes from the exons ATGGGGCTGCTCTCGACCCTCACGGTCGCTACCGGTTACTGCTCTGGACGTCTGGTGGCCCGTCATTTCTCCCGTGGGGTGCGGCCTGGCGGGGAGGAGCTAAGCCGCCTGAGGCTGGATGACTTGGCGCCGACCCCGCGGCTAGAGCTGCTGTTTGGCTTGTCCCCGTGTCTCCTGGCTCTGCGAGCCGCCCGCCGCCGAGTGGCCCGGCTCCTGCTCCAAGCCGGCAGGGCTGGACTACAGGGAGAGCGGGCCGAGCTGCTCCGGGAAGCGGAGGCGCGGGACATCCCAGTTCTGCGGCCCAGGCGGCAGAAACTGGACGCCCTGTGCCGCCACCAGGTGCATCAGGGCGTCTGCATGGAGGTGAGCCCGCTGCGGCCCCGGCCTTGCAGAGAAGCCGAGGAAGTAAGCCCAGGCGACGACCACCAGCAACTGTGCCTCGTCCTTGAGGGGCTCCAGGATCCCCGGAATCTTGGTGCTGTCCTGCGCTCCGCTCACTTCCTCGGAGTGGACAAAGTCATTATTAGCCAGAGAAACAG CTGCCCGCTCACTCCAGTAGTCAGCAAGGCCAGTGCGGGGGCTATGGAGGTGATGGATGTGTTCTCTACTGACGACCTGGCAGGTTTTTTACAG GCCAAAGCCCGGCAAGGCTGGCTTGTGGCAGGCACCGTGGGCTGCCCGGGGCCTGAGGTTTCCCAGTCCTCCCAAACCCCCATCATGAATTGCTTAGAGTTCCTCTGGGACCAGCCTACTCTCCTCGTGCTGG GGAACGAGGGTTCTGGTCTGTCCCAGGAAGTGCAGGCCTCCTGTCGGCTCCTCCTTACCATTCTGCCAGGGCGCCAGCTGCCTCCTGGACTCGAGTCCTTGAATGTGTCCGTGGCTGCAG TGCAGGAATTCTTCTTCACTCCATTTGCAGCCAGAGGAAAGGTTTCCGTGCAGTGGAAAAGACAGAGAAGCCCCTCCAAGACCCACAAGGACCACCAGCTATGTCCAAAGGACTGTGAGTCACTCAGCACCCAGAATCGTCTTCCGAATCAGAAAAAGAGAGGCAAATGGGGGCTTAGGGGGCTGTCCACGAAGTGCACGTGA
- the Mrm1 gene encoding rRNA methyltransferase 1, mitochondrial isoform X4, which translates to MGLLSTLTVATGYCSGRLVARHFSRGVRPGGEELSRLRLDDLAPTPRLELLFGLSPCLLALRAARRRVARLLLQAGRAGLQGERAELLREAEARDIPVLRPRRQKLDALCRHQVHQGVCMEVSPLRPRPCREAEEVSPGDDHQQLCLVLEGLQDPRNLGAVLRSAHFLGVDKVIISQRNSCPLTPVVSKASAGAMEVMDVFSTDDLAGFLQAKARQGWLVAGTVGCPGPEVSQSSQTPIMNCLEFLWDQPTLLVLGNEGSGLSQEVQASCRLLLTILPGRQLPPGLESLNVSVAAGILLHSICSQRKGFRAVEKTEKPLQDPQGPPAMSKGL; encoded by the exons ATGGGGCTGCTCTCGACCCTCACGGTCGCTACCGGTTACTGCTCTGGACGTCTGGTGGCCCGTCATTTCTCCCGTGGGGTGCGGCCTGGCGGGGAGGAGCTAAGCCGCCTGAGGCTGGATGACTTGGCGCCGACCCCGCGGCTAGAGCTGCTGTTTGGCTTGTCCCCGTGTCTCCTGGCTCTGCGAGCCGCCCGCCGCCGAGTGGCCCGGCTCCTGCTCCAAGCCGGCAGGGCTGGACTACAGGGAGAGCGGGCCGAGCTGCTCCGGGAAGCGGAGGCGCGGGACATCCCAGTTCTGCGGCCCAGGCGGCAGAAACTGGACGCCCTGTGCCGCCACCAGGTGCATCAGGGCGTCTGCATGGAGGTGAGCCCGCTGCGGCCCCGGCCTTGCAGAGAAGCCGAGGAAGTAAGCCCAGGCGACGACCACCAGCAACTGTGCCTCGTCCTTGAGGGGCTCCAGGATCCCCGGAATCTTGGTGCTGTCCTGCGCTCCGCTCACTTCCTCGGAGTGGACAAAGTCATTATTAGCCAGAGAAACAG CTGCCCGCTCACTCCAGTAGTCAGCAAGGCCAGTGCGGGGGCTATGGAGGTGATGGATGTGTTCTCTACTGACGACCTGGCAGGTTTTTTACAG GCCAAAGCCCGGCAAGGCTGGCTTGTGGCAGGCACCGTGGGCTGCCCGGGGCCTGAGGTTTCCCAGTCCTCCCAAACCCCCATCATGAATTGCTTAGAGTTCCTCTGGGACCAGCCTACTCTCCTCGTGCTGG GGAACGAGGGTTCTGGTCTGTCCCAGGAAGTGCAGGCCTCCTGTCGGCTCCTCCTTACCATTCTGCCAGGGCGCCAGCTGCCTCCTGGACTCGAGTCCTTGAATGTGTCCGTGGCTGCAG GAATTCTTCTTCACTCCATTTGCAGCCAGAGGAAAGGTTTCCGTGCAGTGGAAAAGACAGAGAAGCCCCTCCAAGACCCACAAGGACCACCAGCTATGTCCAAAGGACTGTGA